One stretch of Aptenodytes patagonicus chromosome 23, bAptPat1.pri.cur, whole genome shotgun sequence DNA includes these proteins:
- the NLRX1 gene encoding NLR family member X1 isoform X1, which produces MSRAMQCQSCLPWGSWTQLHRSLLGSRGTRSVYLCAASVPGAAGSYFLRKILRASSISLSRGCVRYEGGSQEHSVKPSSSRHGLSQLRNVASSDAIKKHQKSLSAWFSHQPNEERQFGPSFSLDAVHVDPVIRESSLEEILKPSPDLTIQNQLQQPCSQVISLQNLFDVDACGRQVKNVVLYGTVGTGKSTLIKKMVVDWCHGRLPRFELVIPFSCEDLSHSRAPISLRRLITKKYQHLRDVVPMLGISNLKVLFILNGLERLNLDFRLAGTELCCDPNEPVPPSAIVVNLLRKYLLPEVSVSLQLLHAGERLGASIIVTTRPSAVRRIPGKYVGRYAEICGFSDTNLQKLYFQMRLSQPGCSGEGSTGRSSGEQENLVEMLSRNLERHNQIAAACFLPSYCWLVCTTLHFLYFTRTVPPSQTLTGIYTSFLRLNFSGEVLDSTDSTNISMMKYVAKTVGKLAYEGVMSRKTCFTEDDLQQCFEVEMKTESELNLLEVFRSDVFRFFLTPCVQLGKEHTFVFTIPAMQEYLAALYVVLGEKKSLAQRVGKELSELIGKVSEDVAVVLSIVSKVLPLRFLPVLFNLLKIFPRYFSRLSGKDRDAIAHTMAEELFKEEDYYNDDVLDQINSSILGMEGPMRHPDEVPDDEVFELFPIFMGGILSRRNRAILQQLGCSIKNLAAFEIANAMKKTVIRNSRKGLPPSELMDYLFFLHEFQNERFTAEAIRSLRTVNLSSVKMTPLKCSVLAYVMGTTCHEVEELNLTSCNLDTSSLRILFPVLLRCKALHLQLNSLGSDACKEIRDLLLHDKCVVSNLRLANNPVGEQGAQYLAEALAGNHSLTHLSLLHTALGDRGAEVIAQHLAKNQHLQELNLGYNSLTDTAALHVVEVAKKHTTLDKVHLYFNDISEDGKRELDSLRMDRDGVRALVFLTAGTDVSDYWSNILNVVQRNLPFWDRERVRQHLVLILQDLESSRRQTANPWRKAKFLRVESEVKKMLGKLQHENL; this is translated from the exons ATGTCGCGAGCCATGCAATGCcagagctgcctgccctggggcagctggACACAGCTTCATCGAtccctgctggggagcagggggacccGGAGTGTGTATCTGTGTGCTGCTTCAGTGCCAG GCGCTGCAGGCAGCTACTTCCTCAGGAAGATCCTTCGCGCAagcagcatctccctctccaG GGGCTGTGTTCGCTATGAGGGAGGGTCCCAGGAGCACTCTGTAAAACCCAGCTCCTCTCGCCATGGCCTGTCCCAGCTGAGGAACGTGGCCTCTTCTG ATGCCATCAAGAAACACCAGAAGAGCCTGTCTGCGTGGTTCAGCCACCAGCCCAATGAAGAGAGGCAGTTTGGCCCTTCCTTCTCGCTGGACGCAGTCCATGTGGACCCAGTGATCCGGGAGAGCTCTCTGGAGGAGATCCTGAAGCCCTCACCTGACCTAACCATCCAGaaccagctccagcagccctgcagccaggtTATCAGCCTCCAGAACCTTTTCGATGTGGATGCCTGTGGGCGGCAGGTGAAGAATGTGGTGCTGTATGGCACTGTGGGCACGGGGAAGAGCACCCTCATCAAGAAGATGGTGGTGGACTGGTGCCATGGTCGCCTACCCCGCTTTGAGTTGGTCATCCCCTTCTCCTGCGAGGACCTGTCGCATAGTCGTGCCCCCATCTCCCTGCGACGCCTCATAACCAAGAAGTACCAGCACCTCCGGGACGTGGTGCCGATGCTGGGCATTTCCAACCTCAAGGTCCTTTTCATCCTCAATGGCCTGGAGCGCCTCAACTTGGACTTCCGACTGGCTGGCACAGAGTTGTGCTGTGACCCCAATGAGCCTGTGCCTCCCTCTGCCATCGTGGTCAACCTGCTACGAAAATACCTCCTGCCAGAGGTCAGTGTCTCCCTCCAGCTCCTTCATGCTGGAGAAAGGCTGGGG GCCAGCATCATCGTCACCACGCGCCCATCGGCAGTGCGCCGGATCCCCGGCAAGTATGTGGGCCGCTACGCAGAGATCTGTGGCTTCTCTGACACCAATCTGCAGAAGCTGTACTTCCAGATGCGTCtcagccagcctggctgcagtggAGAGGGCAGTACAGGTAGAAGCTCAGGCGAGCAGGAAAACTTGGTGGAGATGTTGTCAAGGAACTTGGAGCGCCACAACCAAATTGCCGCTGCCTGCTTCTTGCCCTCTTACTGCTGGCTGGTGTGCACCACTCTGCACTTCCTCTACTTCACCAGGACGGTGCCTCCCAGCCAGACCCTGACTGGCATCTACACCAGCTTCCTGAGGCTCAACTTCAGCGGGGAGGTGCTGGACAGCACCGACTCCACCAACATCTCCATGATGAAGTACGTGGCCAAGACAGTGGGCAAGCTGGCCTATGAAGGGGTGATGTCCCGCAAGACCTGCTTCACAGAGGATGACCTGCAGCAGTGCTTTGAGGTGGAGATGAAGACTGAAAGTGAACTCAACCTCCTGGAGGTCTTCCGCAGCGACGTCTTCCGCTTCTTCCTCACTCCGTGTGTGCAGCTAGGCAAAGAGCACACCTTTGTCTTCACCATCCCTGCTATGCAGGAGTACCTGGCAGCCCTGTATGTTGTGCTGGGTGAGAAGAAGTCCCTGGCACAGAGAGTGGGGAAGGAGCTGTCAGAGCTCATTGGGAAGGTGAGTGAAGATGTCGCTGTCGTCCTGAGTATCGTCTCCAAGGTGCTGCCCTTGCGCTTCCTGCCAGTGCTCTTCAACCTGCTCAAAATCTTCCCTCGCTACTTCTCCCGGCTGAGCGGTAAGGACCGGGATGCTATTGCTCACACCATGGCAGAGGAGCTGTTCAAAGAGGAGGACTACTACAACGATGATGTCTTGGACCAGATCAATTCCAGCATCCTGGGCATGGAGGGCCCCATGCGCCACCCTGATGAGGTCCCTGATGATGAGGTCTTTGAGCTCTTCCCCATCTTCATGGGGGGGATACTGTCCCGCCGTAACCGTGccatcctgcagcagctgggctgctccATCAAGAACCTGGCAGCCTTTGAGATTGCCAATGCCATGAAGAAGACGGTCATCAGGAACAGCCGCAAGGGGCTGCCCCCCTCCGAGCTGATGGACTACCTCTTCTTCCTGCATGAGTTCCAGAACGAGCGCTTCACAGCTGAGGCCATCCGCTCCCTCCGGACTGTCAACCTCTCATCCGTCAAGATGACCCCTCTCAAGTGCTCTGTCCTGGCGTATGTCATGGGCACCACGTGCCACGAGGTGGAGGAGCTGAACCTGACCTCCTGCAACCTTGACACAAGCAGCTTGAGGATCCTCTTCCCTGTCCTGCTGCGATGCAAAGCTCTTCA TCTGCAGCTCAACAGCCTGGGCTCTGATGCCTGCAAGGAAATCCGCGACCTGCTCCTGCATGACAAGTGTGTGGTGAGCAACCTGCG GCTGGCAAATAACCCTGTGGGCGAGCAGGGGGCACAATACCTGGCTGAGGCGCTGGCCGGCAACCACTCACTGACCCATTTGTCCCTGCTGCACACCGCACTGGGGGACCGGGGCGCCGAAGTCATTGCTCAGCACCTGGCCAAGAACCAGCACCTCCAGGAGCTCAACCTGggctacaactccctgacagacACAGCCGCCCTGCACGTGGTGGAGGTGGCCAAAAAGCACACGACGCTGGACAAAGTGCA TCTGTACTTCAATGACATCAGCGAGGATGGCAAGCGGGAACTTGACAGCTTACGCATGGACCGGGACGGCGTCAGAGCGCTGGTCTTCCTTACAGCAGGCACTGACGTCTCTGACTACTGGTCCAACATCCTGAACGTGGTGCAGAGGAACTTGCCTTTCTGGGACCGTGAGCGGGTTCGGCAGCACCTTGTCCTCATCCTgcaggacctggagagcagccgGAGACAGACTGCCAACCCCTGGAGAAAAGCCAAGTTCCTACGAGTCGAGAGTGAGGTCAAGAAGATGCTGGGGAAACTGCAGCACGAGAACCTCTAA
- the NLRX1 gene encoding NLR family member X1 isoform X2: MSRAMQCQSCLPWGSWTQLHRSLLGSRGTRSVYLCAASVPGAAGSYFLRKILRASSISLSRGCVRYEGGSQEHSVKPSSSRHGLSQLRNVASSDAIKKHQKSLSAWFSHQPNEERQFGPSFSLDAVHVDPVIRESSLEEILKPSPDLTIQNQLQQPCSQVISLQNLFDVDACGRQVKNVVLYGTVGTGKSTLIKKMVVDWCHGRLPRFELVIPFSCEDLSHSRAPISLRRLITKKYQHLRDVVPMLGISNLKVLFILNGLERLNLDFRLAGTELCCDPNEPVPPSAIVVNLLRKYLLPEASIIVTTRPSAVRRIPGKYVGRYAEICGFSDTNLQKLYFQMRLSQPGCSGEGSTGRSSGEQENLVEMLSRNLERHNQIAAACFLPSYCWLVCTTLHFLYFTRTVPPSQTLTGIYTSFLRLNFSGEVLDSTDSTNISMMKYVAKTVGKLAYEGVMSRKTCFTEDDLQQCFEVEMKTESELNLLEVFRSDVFRFFLTPCVQLGKEHTFVFTIPAMQEYLAALYVVLGEKKSLAQRVGKELSELIGKVSEDVAVVLSIVSKVLPLRFLPVLFNLLKIFPRYFSRLSGKDRDAIAHTMAEELFKEEDYYNDDVLDQINSSILGMEGPMRHPDEVPDDEVFELFPIFMGGILSRRNRAILQQLGCSIKNLAAFEIANAMKKTVIRNSRKGLPPSELMDYLFFLHEFQNERFTAEAIRSLRTVNLSSVKMTPLKCSVLAYVMGTTCHEVEELNLTSCNLDTSSLRILFPVLLRCKALHLQLNSLGSDACKEIRDLLLHDKCVVSNLRLANNPVGEQGAQYLAEALAGNHSLTHLSLLHTALGDRGAEVIAQHLAKNQHLQELNLGYNSLTDTAALHVVEVAKKHTTLDKVHLYFNDISEDGKRELDSLRMDRDGVRALVFLTAGTDVSDYWSNILNVVQRNLPFWDRERVRQHLVLILQDLESSRRQTANPWRKAKFLRVESEVKKMLGKLQHENL, encoded by the exons ATGTCGCGAGCCATGCAATGCcagagctgcctgccctggggcagctggACACAGCTTCATCGAtccctgctggggagcagggggacccGGAGTGTGTATCTGTGTGCTGCTTCAGTGCCAG GCGCTGCAGGCAGCTACTTCCTCAGGAAGATCCTTCGCGCAagcagcatctccctctccaG GGGCTGTGTTCGCTATGAGGGAGGGTCCCAGGAGCACTCTGTAAAACCCAGCTCCTCTCGCCATGGCCTGTCCCAGCTGAGGAACGTGGCCTCTTCTG ATGCCATCAAGAAACACCAGAAGAGCCTGTCTGCGTGGTTCAGCCACCAGCCCAATGAAGAGAGGCAGTTTGGCCCTTCCTTCTCGCTGGACGCAGTCCATGTGGACCCAGTGATCCGGGAGAGCTCTCTGGAGGAGATCCTGAAGCCCTCACCTGACCTAACCATCCAGaaccagctccagcagccctgcagccaggtTATCAGCCTCCAGAACCTTTTCGATGTGGATGCCTGTGGGCGGCAGGTGAAGAATGTGGTGCTGTATGGCACTGTGGGCACGGGGAAGAGCACCCTCATCAAGAAGATGGTGGTGGACTGGTGCCATGGTCGCCTACCCCGCTTTGAGTTGGTCATCCCCTTCTCCTGCGAGGACCTGTCGCATAGTCGTGCCCCCATCTCCCTGCGACGCCTCATAACCAAGAAGTACCAGCACCTCCGGGACGTGGTGCCGATGCTGGGCATTTCCAACCTCAAGGTCCTTTTCATCCTCAATGGCCTGGAGCGCCTCAACTTGGACTTCCGACTGGCTGGCACAGAGTTGTGCTGTGACCCCAATGAGCCTGTGCCTCCCTCTGCCATCGTGGTCAACCTGCTACGAAAATACCTCCTGCCAGAG GCCAGCATCATCGTCACCACGCGCCCATCGGCAGTGCGCCGGATCCCCGGCAAGTATGTGGGCCGCTACGCAGAGATCTGTGGCTTCTCTGACACCAATCTGCAGAAGCTGTACTTCCAGATGCGTCtcagccagcctggctgcagtggAGAGGGCAGTACAGGTAGAAGCTCAGGCGAGCAGGAAAACTTGGTGGAGATGTTGTCAAGGAACTTGGAGCGCCACAACCAAATTGCCGCTGCCTGCTTCTTGCCCTCTTACTGCTGGCTGGTGTGCACCACTCTGCACTTCCTCTACTTCACCAGGACGGTGCCTCCCAGCCAGACCCTGACTGGCATCTACACCAGCTTCCTGAGGCTCAACTTCAGCGGGGAGGTGCTGGACAGCACCGACTCCACCAACATCTCCATGATGAAGTACGTGGCCAAGACAGTGGGCAAGCTGGCCTATGAAGGGGTGATGTCCCGCAAGACCTGCTTCACAGAGGATGACCTGCAGCAGTGCTTTGAGGTGGAGATGAAGACTGAAAGTGAACTCAACCTCCTGGAGGTCTTCCGCAGCGACGTCTTCCGCTTCTTCCTCACTCCGTGTGTGCAGCTAGGCAAAGAGCACACCTTTGTCTTCACCATCCCTGCTATGCAGGAGTACCTGGCAGCCCTGTATGTTGTGCTGGGTGAGAAGAAGTCCCTGGCACAGAGAGTGGGGAAGGAGCTGTCAGAGCTCATTGGGAAGGTGAGTGAAGATGTCGCTGTCGTCCTGAGTATCGTCTCCAAGGTGCTGCCCTTGCGCTTCCTGCCAGTGCTCTTCAACCTGCTCAAAATCTTCCCTCGCTACTTCTCCCGGCTGAGCGGTAAGGACCGGGATGCTATTGCTCACACCATGGCAGAGGAGCTGTTCAAAGAGGAGGACTACTACAACGATGATGTCTTGGACCAGATCAATTCCAGCATCCTGGGCATGGAGGGCCCCATGCGCCACCCTGATGAGGTCCCTGATGATGAGGTCTTTGAGCTCTTCCCCATCTTCATGGGGGGGATACTGTCCCGCCGTAACCGTGccatcctgcagcagctgggctgctccATCAAGAACCTGGCAGCCTTTGAGATTGCCAATGCCATGAAGAAGACGGTCATCAGGAACAGCCGCAAGGGGCTGCCCCCCTCCGAGCTGATGGACTACCTCTTCTTCCTGCATGAGTTCCAGAACGAGCGCTTCACAGCTGAGGCCATCCGCTCCCTCCGGACTGTCAACCTCTCATCCGTCAAGATGACCCCTCTCAAGTGCTCTGTCCTGGCGTATGTCATGGGCACCACGTGCCACGAGGTGGAGGAGCTGAACCTGACCTCCTGCAACCTTGACACAAGCAGCTTGAGGATCCTCTTCCCTGTCCTGCTGCGATGCAAAGCTCTTCA TCTGCAGCTCAACAGCCTGGGCTCTGATGCCTGCAAGGAAATCCGCGACCTGCTCCTGCATGACAAGTGTGTGGTGAGCAACCTGCG GCTGGCAAATAACCCTGTGGGCGAGCAGGGGGCACAATACCTGGCTGAGGCGCTGGCCGGCAACCACTCACTGACCCATTTGTCCCTGCTGCACACCGCACTGGGGGACCGGGGCGCCGAAGTCATTGCTCAGCACCTGGCCAAGAACCAGCACCTCCAGGAGCTCAACCTGggctacaactccctgacagacACAGCCGCCCTGCACGTGGTGGAGGTGGCCAAAAAGCACACGACGCTGGACAAAGTGCA TCTGTACTTCAATGACATCAGCGAGGATGGCAAGCGGGAACTTGACAGCTTACGCATGGACCGGGACGGCGTCAGAGCGCTGGTCTTCCTTACAGCAGGCACTGACGTCTCTGACTACTGGTCCAACATCCTGAACGTGGTGCAGAGGAACTTGCCTTTCTGGGACCGTGAGCGGGTTCGGCAGCACCTTGTCCTCATCCTgcaggacctggagagcagccgGAGACAGACTGCCAACCCCTGGAGAAAAGCCAAGTTCCTACGAGTCGAGAGTGAGGTCAAGAAGATGCTGGGGAAACTGCAGCACGAGAACCTCTAA